The DNA segment CGGACGACCTCGCCGTGGATGCGCTCGTCGGCGGCCATCGCGGGCGTTGCGTGGGCATCCGCCGCGTACGGCGAGCGGCTCTCGGCACGCTGAGCGAGGGCGAGCACGAAGACGCTGCCGAAGCGCCGCGCGAGGGGCGCGAGCAGTCGCGTGCGCAGCGAGACGGCGGGCACCCCGTGGGCGTGCTCGCCGAGCAGAGCCACCCAGTGGGCCTCATGCCGGGCCTCCGCCTCGGCGAGCGCGAGCAGGATGGCACGCTCCTCGCCGTCGCGCTTCGCGGCGAGATCGCGGTAGACGGCGGCCTCGGCCCGCTCGTCGGCGAGGTAGCGTCGCCAGCGACGGATCTCGGCGGGGGTCGGCGCACGGTCGGTCACCCGCCCATGATGGCGAACCCGCGGGCCGCGCGCTGTTCGGGTCGCCGAAAGAGGCGATCAGGATGCGGGCGCGGGCCCGCGAGACCCCGCGCCTACCAGCGCCCGGTGCCGGGCGCCCCCTTGAACGGTCCGACGATATTGGCGGTGATCCACCCGCCGTAGAAGCCGCCCTCCTGCGGCACGACGGTCTCGCCGTCGACCGTGCAGCGGTCCATGCGGCCGGGGTAGACCGAGACGTAGCCCGCGATGCTCTCGAAACCGCGGCTCGGGCTCGGGTAGTACCATCCCGCCCGCTCCGCGCGCTGACCGCCGCCGACGATGTCGTAGTAGGCGGCCCGGCCCTTGAACTCGCAGTACGACGAGCCGGCCCCGGGCTCGAGCGCGCCCGCGACGAAGTCGTCGGGCGGCAGGTAGTAGGCGGGCGGGTGGCTGGTCTCGAGCACGCGCAGCGCGCGCGTCGTGTCGGCGATCAGCTGGCCGCCGAGCCTGATCGTCACGCGCGCGTGCACGGGCTCGACCCGCGGCGGGCGCGGGTAGTCCCAGACCGACTCCTGGCCGGGGCCCGGCTCGATGCGCTTCGGGCGCGGCACGATC comes from the Microcella frigidaquae genome and includes:
- a CDS encoding DUF427 domain-containing protein; the encoded protein is MPRPKRIEPGPGQESVWDYPRPPRVEPVHARVTIRLGGQLIADTTRALRVLETSHPPAYYLPPDDFVAGALEPGAGSSYCEFKGRAAYYDIVGGGQRAERAGWYYPSPSRGFESIAGYVSVYPGRMDRCTVDGETVVPQEGGFYGGWITANIVGPFKGAPGTGRW